Genomic window (bacterium):
GGTGATGATCAGGTCGGCGGGCTCGCGGGCCAGCAGCGCGAGCGCGTCGAGCCCGTCGACGGCCTCGACGATGCGGCCGACCGCGGGCATCGCCTCCAGCACCGTCCGCACGGCCGAGCGGATGCTCGGGGAATCGTCGACGACGAGGCAGCGCCGCGGCGGCGGGCGATAGGGCGTCTCCTGCGTCGCCGCGCCGGACGCGATGTCCCCGGCAAGGCCGCGGGGCTCTTCGTACCGATCCTTTGTGTCCAAAGCAGGTGCATCATGCAGCGGCGGCCGCGTCAGGTCAAGGACGGGTCCCGGTAACGGGTCGGCCGTGCGAATCGTCGCCCCGCGCTTGACTCTGGGCGGCGCTGGGGTATGATCCGCGACGACCGTGGGTCTTTAAGCTCATCCCGCGAGGTGAGGAAGAACACGTGAACGCGAAAGCCGAGATCCTCGACGAGGCGGGCATCCGCCGCGCCCTCGTCCGCATCGCCCACGAGATCCTCGAGAAGAATCAGGGACTCGCCGACGTCGTCCTCGTCGGGCTGCGCAGCCGGGGCGACCACATCGCGCGCCGCCTCGGCGAGATCCTGCGGGAGATCGAGGGCTCCGGCGTCCCCGTCGGCGTCCTGGACGTCACGCTCTACCGCGACGACCTGGCGCACGCCGCGCACTGGCCGCGCGTGCAGCGCACCGAGGTGCCGTTCCCGGTGGAGGGCCGCCACGTGGTGCTCGTCGACGACGTGCTCTTCACCGGCCGCAGCGTGCGCGCCGCGCTCGACTCGCTCATGGACCTCGGGCGCCCGCGCTCGATCCAGCTGGCGGTCCTCGTCGACCGCGGGCACCGCGAACTGCCGATCCGCGCCGACTTCGTGGGCAAGAACGTGCCGACGGCGCGGCGCGAGGCGGTGCGGGTGCTGTTGCGCGAGACCGACGGCGAGGACCGCGTCGTCATCGCCGAGGGCGAGGGGGAGCGGCGCTGATGGCCTGGGCGCGCAAGGACCTGCTGGGGATCGCCGGCCTCGACCCCGCGGAGATCGTCGAGGTGCTGGACACGGCCGCCACGATGAAGGACATCTCCTCGCGCGAGATC
Coding sequences:
- the pyrR gene encoding bifunctional pyr operon transcriptional regulator/uracil phosphoribosyltransferase PyrR, with the protein product MNAKAEILDEAGIRRALVRIAHEILEKNQGLADVVLVGLRSRGDHIARRLGEILREIEGSGVPVGVLDVTLYRDDLAHAAHWPRVQRTEVPFPVEGRHVVLVDDVLFTGRSVRAALDSLMDLGRPRSIQLAVLVDRGHRELPIRADFVGKNVPTARREAVRVLLRETDGEDRVVIAEGEGERR